TCTGACTTTCTAAATATACTAAACAAGCACTCTCTTGACATGGGTACACAAGCCAGACAAGTTTGGGGCAACCTAGACCAGGAGGAAGAATGGAGTCAGGAACAAGGAAGGGCtccagtgccccccacccccagtgattTCTATGTAGAAAGGATGTTGGCCACCCTGGTAACCAGAGGGAGGCAGGCATGGTTGGGTCTACTTCTTCCCCGAGATCTGATCTTTTGatcagaagaaaatttaaaagatgccCTCATGATGACTATACCTGTCAGTTGCATGGAGCTACATTGAAGGATTTCTCTGAGCCTGATTTACAGTGATAGGCAGCTGCCTGGGGAATGATGCTGGTGGATGCATTCTCGGGAATGACACACATTCAGCTAAAGGTGGTTTTAAGGAAGCCCTTGGCGGAGAGTGTCATAGATTCCTGCAATCTGGAGGTCCGAGcaggtggtgggggcgggggttggtGTAAAGAGGACTTCCGCTTCCTGCAAGTGCTGTGATCCCTGTTCTTGCCTCAGATAACAGTGTTTGGTTGGGTCTCTGCCAGCTTCCTTTGGGAACTCCCTCTGAAAGGGCTATTATACATCCCCAAATTGGTATTAAGGATCACACATGCCTGGTACATAGCAGACATTCAGGATATGAACTGGGAACACTCCTTGTCCTCCAGGAGACAGAATCTCAGTAAGGGTCCTCCCACCTGTATCAAGCAAGCAGGTGCTGGGCTGGACTCCGGTATGGAGTGGGATTGGGATTGCAATCCGGCCCTCGGAGGTGCAGTCTGGAGGAAGCCCCTACCCGTGGCCACTAGGCCACACTGTCGGAGCTGAGAGAAGCAGCTTCTACTTCCTTCTTGGCCGCCTAGtgactgtgtgacctggggcagaTGAAAACCCCTTCTCAGGGTCTTGGTAGAGAAACCATCTAATTTCTCTTCTAAGCTGGGAAATTTGAGAGTGAAAAGGGCATTGTAACACACCGGACAACCACATAAACCAGGGATGCTGCTGAGCAAACCAGGCCCAGTGACCCTGGACTCATCATTACGTGGGGGACTGTGCTCACAGTACTTCCTGACTGGGTGCCAGTCTGCTCCTCCAGTCTCCCCCGTTTACACAAGCAGTTTGCATTTCTGCCTTTAGCATACAAGCTCATCATCTCACAGGGATGCCTTCAGCTGCTTGGAAGAACCCATTCCTCTGGGAGCCCTGTTATCCCAGACCACTGCTAAAGCAgcgactccccccacccccatgttgTGACTGCTGGCTGAGACCTTATGCTGAATGATGGCACACACTGTGTTTTTAAGGGCTGAGGGATTCAGCACTGCCCTCTCCCTTGTGCAGGCACCCCAGCGAACATTCCCAGTGATAAGGCAGTGCCCTAGACCTCAACAAGGATGCTCAGGCCTCCTGGAGGTCTGCACAGAGCCACCATGACAGAAGGGCTGTGACTCATTCTCCAGGCCAAGCCTAGAGACCAGGGGTTGTCAGTGAACAGCCCTAGGTGCCCAATAGTGGCGTTTATGAATGCTTGGAGTGTGCCCATTTAGCCTGCAACCCTTTTACATATGAACAAACTTGGGGTTCAGAGAGGTCTGGAAAGTTGTCAAGGTTATCTAAGGAGAAGACAGAAGCTGGTAtttggacagaggaccctgttgggctacacagtccatggggtcacaaagagtcggacacaacttagctactgtaTAGCAACAATCACCCTCATTCTGCTTGGCCAGAGTTTCACAAagtgttgttgcttagtcgctaagtcatacctaactctttgcgaccccgtggactgtatccgccaggctcctctgtccatgggatttctcaggcaagaatactggagtaggttgccatttccttctccacggatcttcctggatcagggatggaacctgcgtctccttcaGTGGCAGGAAGaggctttaccactgagccaccagggaagctcttcacAAAGTGCAccaaggatatatatataattttgggtTACagatggttattttttaaaaagtttatatttatCTGAACTAGAAAGAAACTGCAGCTAGCACATAAGACATGATTTTGCTTAGGATGGAGCTAAAGCATATGTTTAAATGAGAAAAGGTCAACTTTGTGAAAGTATTAGTAAGTGGACCTAGTACTCCTGAAGGAAGGCTAAATTTGGAATGTTGGTCCTAGCTTTGATTTGTAGGATGTTGTGTGGCTCTGGCCACAGCACTGGAGGCAGAGGGTCTCTGAGATTCTGACCTAAATATCTGTGCCCTGATTCATGTCTGCTGTGCCACTTTGTCCATGATCTTACCTAAGCCAGGAAAATGCATAATGAAGTGACCAGAGGGTTCAGTGTGAAGCcagattgaaaacaaaaaagaatcccAGAACAAGAGTGCCATTATAATCCTATAATTCTGCTTGAATTGACTGTGGCACTGATCTGGGCCTTGCCAACTCTATTATATTTACCGAGCACTCAAAGGTTTCCAGTCAACTCCTATATTATTCTCTGAAATTGAATTATGAAATAGTAAATATTcccaaacacaattttttttaaagtatactcACAGTTGCCAAACACTTTCCATTTGGTCTGAGTTCTGTTAGTCTtagaaatcctttaaaaaaataagcacttttataaatggaaaatttatcaacttccatttataaatttatttaaaaataaatttgtggaTACTTTACAGTGCATAAAGCCAAATGAGAGCACATAATTTCTGGGCTTCTTAAACTAGGATACATGTTAGGAGCATGGGGCTTAACCAAGATAACACAATGTGTTGTCCTAgagaatataattaatataacaaTACCTGCTAAAGGAAAAACTTTTTTGAATTACAATTAATTATGGAATTAGAATGCACCATTTATATCATTGttataataaaacagaattaaaccATTTCAATGTCATTACTGAAAGAAGTGTGAGAAGTTTTTCTTAGCAAAAAAGCTCTGTGTATGAAAAATGCAAAGCAGTATTCAAACATGTCATTTCCAGGTTGCAGAATCCCTTTGCCTCCACGAAGCCAAACAGCTTCAGGCCTTATCTGCATAAAGTTTCATTTCCTCAGGCCTTTTGAGAAGATGAAATATGTACTAATAATAATGTATGAATTCTctgaaagaaaatacattcttAGAGGTTGTCTGAAAAGGCCTCTCTCAAACTTAAAATTTCTGCTTTGTCAAAAGGCAGAATTCTGAGCTCTAACAGTCCTCATGAAGGACTGTCAGAGCTTCTAAAATCTCAAATCAATCACAACAAACCTCCCTATATATGGCTGAACATAATTAATGTAAACAGTCTCCTGTGACATTTCTTTTGCTCTGATTTCCTACTGATCTGTGTTAGTTTAGTTTGATATATTAAGTCTTCTGCTAACTGCTATTTTATCTGCTTTCGCTGAGATATTTTATTACTTCAGTGAATGAGGCCAATATTAGTAACAGATTCTATGAACAAAGCCACTATGTATGTTATTTTATTAGCAGGCCTGGAGCAAAGAAATTAcaatttctttcccatttccttttaTAATTCAAACTAAGATGTCTTAAATATGCCTGCATACCCCATTGTGCCTAGCAGTAGATGGTCAGGAAAAGACTTCTAAATTGGATTAACCTTCCAGTTTTCACTGAAATACATTATGATTGTATCTCAGCTGAATCTAGTCACTTGCATCTCTTTTAACTCACCTCCCTTTAAAATGTAGCTACATGAGGGATCTGCTGAGCACACTTCTGAAACTCATTACTCCTGCAACTCAATAACCCTAGCTAACACTCAGAGAACTTATTCTGAGCCAGGTCCTTTTCTAAGTCTCTATGACTTTAAAATCCATTTACTAACTCATGTACTCCTCACAAAAACTCCTGCAGGCAGGTATTATTCCTATCTTACAGATGGGTTAAGTAATTTTCCCATGGTCCCTCAGCAGTGTAGGCTGTTTCTCAGGTTTGATTTAATGTCAACCCATTGTTCATGTGATGGTCCCACAAATGCAATGTTTGCTTATATTCCCAGATTAGTTCTTACAGAAAAATTTGCTATATGAAAGCAAATGATGTACTGGGAAGCTTTAGAGTGTTTTATCAAATAGCTTATTAAAAACTACTGACATATCTCTACTAATAAAGGATCAAAATGACAGATTATACAATTTAACCCTCACTCTCTTCTAACAGCAATGATTTGGAAAATGAAATCTATTTATCTGGAAGAGTGATGGCACTCTTTCCACAACTATGAAGGAATGCTCCCTACTGTCacatgaaatgaaagtgaagcaCAAGCCCTTTCCCTGAGGATGTTTTAACctgattttcttcttccttcattaCACTCAGAGACAGCTAATCTGAACTGCTGATTGTCCAAATACTGTCGGTATAGAATGCCGTATTTCAGGCTTTAAACTATTTTCCTTAAGTTCTCTGCTTTCACAGTGAAATACATGTACTTCAAGTATAATCTTTGCTGAGTTCTACAATTTTCAGCAGGTAGAAAAAATCATAGAAATGGAAACTTACTCCCCCCTCCCACAACGTATTTCAGTttggaaactgaagttcagagaaagtcataaaaattcaatttaagAAAGATTTATTGATTGCCTATAGTGTGCATGGTCCTCTATTAGACAATGACATTCAGGCACAAAACAGACACAGGCGCCCTGGCCTCAGGTACCTTATGATCTAAATTAGTACAATACAGATTAGGAACAGTAGACAGACAAGGTACATGTCAACTTCCTAGAATCGACATTCAAGTGCAGTAATTTACGTAATCCAAAATGGCATctaattttaaagtcatttataaAATGCATTTGGCTTTGAAATCCACAGcacttcaaaaaagaaataaagttccaCTGCAGATAAAGTCACAAAGATGCAAATAGACTGAAACTCTTAAGAGCATTATTAATGACTTTTGTTATTCTggatcttctgttttcttcttattaTGGTTCGAAGCCTTCGCAATACGAGTTTATCAGACAGAAGCATGTCATCTTGTTGTTCTAGATAATCCAGTAAATTTTCGGTCCATTCAAGTGCAGCTTTATGGCTAATATGCTTCTCTGGATTCAATTCTGTTTTTCTAGTCTTACTGGAAGGCTTGGTCTCGGCAGGCCTGGCCTGGTCCTCCACACATTCACTGTCAGTTAGGACCTGACAGCTTGAATCGTTACTCCGAGAGTCAAACCACTGATCAATATTTTCAAGGTCAACATGTTCACAGTCTTCTGTGTTCTGTAAAACTGTTGCTAAGTTAGCTGCTAAAATGGCTCCTTCATCAATGTTCATGCCTGAATTCTCTTCAGTGCCAGGGAAAAGTTTTTTCCACGCTTTGGTTATGGTACTTGACTTTACCATGTTCCAAGCTCTTGACACTTCATAAATTGCATCTAACACTGTCAAATTCTTCCAGAACATTCTAGGGTCAATTCCTTCATCCATGTATTTCTGGAGAAGTCCTGCTCGGTAGTGTCTTTTTACTGTGGCTAGAACTCCTTGGCTCATAGGTTGAATGAGACTTGTGACATTTGGTGGTAAATATTTCACAATTATTCTGCCGTCATCTGAACTCAACAATTCTTCACTTGGATGCGCTGGAGGAAAGTCCAAAAGGAGCACTGCTTTTTCTAGAAGCCCCTTGGATTTCAAATGCTTCTGTACCTGTggcacaaaatatttttcaaaccacTGTCTGAAAACAGAATGTTCTATCCACGCACTTTTTTGACTGAAATAAGTAACAGGAAGGTTTGAAAGGTCAGCTCCTTTGAATGCACGAGGTTTTTTCGCTTTTCCCACAACACAAAGATTAAGTTTGTGTAAACCAGTGGCATTTGCACAACACATAATAATGATTCTCTCTCTGCTTGATCGATAACCAGAAGAACTCTGCTCAGTTTCAAGAGCTAATGTCCTTGATGGTAAGCATTTCCAGAACAATCCAGTTTGATCAGCACCATAAATTTGTTCTGGTTGTAGACTCTCTCTCTCAACGAATTCCTGAAAGTTACCACAAAACTCACTGGCAGCAGTTTcatctccttttaattttgttcctTTACCAGCAGCCTTTGGAATACCATGGCGCTGCTTGAATCTAGTCAGCCAGCCAGAGGATGCATTAAAATCACCTTCCATCCCCAgagcatcaaaaaaaaatttggctTGTTTTGCACAAATCGTTCCCGACACTGGAATTCCATCTGTTTTCTGTTGGTTGAACCACTCTATCATAACTCTGTCAAGTTCTTCATATGTGGACGACTTCATAGATTTACGTTTGGATACCCCACTTGTAGGATCTGAACTGTTGGCATAGTTTATTatcctttctttgttctttttaatatcaCGAACTGTGGATTCACCAATTCCATATACCACAGAAAGTTTTTTGAAAgagatgccctcctccagtttcTTAATAATGTCAAGCTTGTCCTTAATTGTCAACACCACACGCTTTCGTTTCCCCAACATTgtatctaatattttaaaaggattacTACAACAAGATCTTTAACAAGTTAGATTTGGAcacaatgagatttaaaaaatggtGTTTTAAGATCCCTTTCCTGCCCCACTAGGATCTAGATGGACAGTGCGTTGGCCAATTTTCAGGCCAAGCCTATGTGACTCTTTTCACTTggctcttttaaaatttacaaacttaaaacaacaaagaCTAGCTCCAATTAATCCTATCTTCTATCTCGCTTCTCCCAAATTTAAGATCTTTTCATGAACTGTGATCTCAATGGTGATGACAATCCCTACTGTATTAGCAAGGTCTCTAAAACAGTCCTACTGTGTACTTAATTGTTTTTGCCATCCTATGGGCGAGGCTCTATGTTAAAGGAACTAAGACACTGGTGGATGTATTTGGAGAAACGTGCTGGGGAACAAAGTTTTTCAGACAGGACTTGCAAACTTAATAGGAAATTATAATGGGAAAACTCACCCCCTGACTGCTGTCCTTGTCAGGCAGGGCACTGTATGGAATGCTGCCTCCCCAGGCAAGGACTGCTACAGGTTACGCAAGAGAGTGATTATGGAAATCATAGGCAAGCAGAAGGCAAGTTGAACAGAAGTGAGCAGTGCAAACACGGGTGAGAGTGGAGAAGCAAGAAACTTTGTACTTTAAAACACAAACTTCTACCTAATGTGTTTGGCAACTGAAAAGGGAAAAGGCTGACCAGAAGTAGTGTCACATGATTaaagaaagcataaaaaaaaaaccaaaaaaaaacttcattggCACAAATCAGGACTCATGGTATGGGGTGGAAGGCTCAGTGAAGATGTTACAATAATCCTGGTGAAAGATGATCCTCGATGGGCCAACAGAAGCAGTTCTTGTCGGGGGCTGTATAGGCACTCCAAGCCTCCGAAAACCTAAAGGAAAATACCAAAAACATTTTTCGTTCAATATCAGGGTCTGTGGCATTACCCACACCTATCCTGCAACTGTGTTGAGAAAATTAACGCCTCCTATGAATGTGATGGCTAAATACAACAAACACTGCTTTGGGGCATTACACACACAGTGTCAAGGAGCGGGACCTGAATTGCCTACCTCCTGAAATTAAGAGGTCAGAGAGCAGCCGTGTTAGCGAGGGCCTTTCCCCGCAGAAACGCGGGACGTCTTTGCTCACGGAGAGGGAGCCCGGATTCCTCCGTGGACGCCAGCAACCAGGATGTCACCACCGAAGCCAGCCAGCGAGGGAGCGGGCGCTTGGCCCGGGGGACACCAGTCCGCGGGCCGGGGGCATCGCTCTCTCCTGACTTCGCGGCGACCAGACCGAGCTGAGAGCAAATGGAGTCTCCCGAGGGAGGCTGACACCGGCGGCGCGGCGGCGGCAAGCAGCGAGCGTCGCCGCCGGAGCCGGAAGGCGGGGGATTAGGGGGCACGCGCGCGCCCCCGCAGGAACGTTGTGTcggcgagggggcggggcctgcgcgGGCGAGCGCGCGCGGCCTGGGGGCGGGGTCTCGGGCGAGCGGGTGGGAGGAGGCGGGCCCAGCCTCCTTGGAGACTCCGGGCGCCGCGTGGGTTCTGCTAAGGGCCGGGTTGCTCCAACCTGCAGACTGCTTCGCCCGCCAGCAGGGAGCGGTGCAACCTCACCTTGTCTTAGCCCTTTTCCCAGTGTCCCGGCTCTGTGGGCGAGGCTTCCCCCTACTCTTACGGGGAATAAAAATCGCACCCTCGGAGGGCTCGCGGGAAAGCTGCGCCGCCTCGGGTGCCTTGAGCGGGGATGCGAATGGGGCAGGGCGAGCGCACGTGGAGCTTGTTTACAAATAGCTGCCCGGGCGTCCGCGTCTCGCAGCGCAGACTCCCGGGAGTCCCCAGCCCGCCCGCCAGGACAGGACGAACCGGAGCAAGAATCCCGGGTCAAGGTATAAGCGGGGGGACACGGCTGCTGGCCGAAGGCAGGGAGGCTGGCTCCCTGTGGGGAAAGGGGTCAGGCGAGGACGTAGGGCTTAGCTCTGCAACGTCCATCCGAGCGAGCCCCGGAGAGGTGGGGGCGCCGCCGAGGGCCGTCAAACTGCGTATCGGGTCTCCTTCCTGCTCCTGGGTTGCTCGTGGGTGAAGTCTGAGTCTCTGTAGAAGAGACTCTGTGCGAAGCTGACGGAGCCTGGGAGACGCGAGAGCCTGTGGGAAGCTCCCTTGTGAATTTCATGCCTCTCCCTTCACTCTCTCTGCTTCTAGGTAGTAGTAAGGGAATTGCAATTTAACAAAGACTCCCTTGGTTGGTTTGAATCCGAGATACACTACGTTTCTATTTGGGCGTTTTAAATGGATCAATCGCGGGCACCTGTGCCCTTATAACCGCTGCGATAGACCGTGCCTTGCCGGCGTTGCCGGACTCGCTTCCCCGCAGGGCCGGGAGCCTTCCCTAGAGAAGTGAGCGGCTACACAGTCCTGCGTGGCACCTGTTTACCGAGGGCACGCCTGTAGTCTgtgctttattattctttttttgtacaatttgaaaaaaatgcaagcgtcttttagttaaGCCTCTCGAATTTCTGGACATAAATGCCTAGCCTTTTTCGTTAACATAAGGTAGCATAGTAATTAGTCATTTATTTGCAAAGGCTACTTTGTTGCCAGAATGTTTCAAAAGGGAACTGACCTGAGCAGCCTTACAGCGGAGATGATTTTAAGGCTTCTGACTCTCTGACTTCCTTGCCCAAACGGCTCATTTTCCTTCCTCAAAATCACAGCTTTGCCCCATCTGACGTGTTGGAGAATCTTTGATCCCCTAGTTATACTGAAGTTGTAAGTGGTTTTTGACAAATGTCTGcttttcctccccctccccacatcaACCAGTCAGTCTTGGTCCAGTATAGTGAATAAAGTGAAACTTGGTGCTAGTttagtatcatttttaaaagtttgcctCTTTTCTGTGATAGTCATGGCAGAGGtgttttagtctctaagttgtgtccgactcttgcaatcccatggactagactagcctgccaggtttctctgtccatgggatcctccagggaagaatgctggagtgggttgccatttccttctccagggatagtTATAAGAATCGTGAAAACAGGTGTATCTGAGGTATGAAACGACATTCATTACTCAGAAGGAAAGGGAGCTGACATTACATGTAGCCAGAAGTAAGCCTGGTTTTCCCCCCTCACAGCCTACTGGTCccctaatatttaaataaaatgaactctGCCTCTTAACCTCTATCTCGCTCTATCTCTGGGGTTTCAGTTCCTTCCAGACACCACTTGGATCTTCTCTGTTTCTGCTGAATTCTCCAGTTTGCTGTTGTCTTATCTCATAACTGTTCTCTTTTCATCACCTTGTGTAAGTTCAAATTTGGAACATAGCCCACACTTCTTGTTTTCCTCAGAACACTACCTCATAGGAGACGGTTGTCTGCCCAAGCCAGCTTTAGACAAGATTTTTTTCATCTAACAGACTTGTTCCTTTTTGTTGGGGAGAGGGGTCACTAATTGCAGTAGATACATCAATACATTAGCTACAAGAGTAGGGAGACCTTAAAATAGAATGCATGTTAGCCTTGTTTTATTAAGAACTGACTGGCCACAGGGAACTTCTTACTGCCAGCTCTTTCCATTGAGTGTCACAGCCTTGCTCTGTCTTGCTGTGTCATCCTTCCCATTTCTCTCCAACGTTTTTCTGTCTCAGGCTCCCTTCTGTCCTTCTCTCTCAGCTACCTGTGAAATCTTACAATTCTTCTTCCTTTATTACACAGagcaattttatattttgtatctgTTTTCCAGTTGTCCCTTACCCTAATCAAAGGACTCTTCACTCCTTGTGGAATTTTGCCAGtagtatttctttccttctgcataTATGCAGTCTCTCCTAAATCCTTCTAATAGTACTTCTAATAGTAAAGTTTATGTTACCTCTGTTTTATGTACAAGGATGCAAAGCCTAAAGAAATGTATGAATGTATCAAATGTAGGTTGTTGAATGGAGATTAATCTGACTCTGAAGCGTGTTCTGCCCA
The nucleotide sequence above comes from Cervus elaphus chromosome 17, mCerEla1.1, whole genome shotgun sequence. Encoded proteins:
- the TIGD2 gene encoding tigger transposable element-derived protein 2 produces the protein MLGKRKRVVLTIKDKLDIIKKLEEGISFKKLSVVYGIGESTVRDIKKNKERIINYANSSDPTSGVSKRKSMKSSTYEELDRVMIEWFNQQKTDGIPVSGTICAKQAKFFFDALGMEGDFNASSGWLTRFKQRHGIPKAAGKGTKLKGDETAASEFCGNFQEFVERESLQPEQIYGADQTGLFWKCLPSRTLALETEQSSSGYRSSRERIIIMCCANATGLHKLNLCVVGKAKKPRAFKGADLSNLPVTYFSQKSAWIEHSVFRQWFEKYFVPQVQKHLKSKGLLEKAVLLLDFPPAHPSEELLSSDDGRIIVKYLPPNVTSLIQPMSQGVLATVKRHYRAGLLQKYMDEGIDPRMFWKNLTVLDAIYEVSRAWNMVKSSTITKAWKKLFPGTEENSGMNIDEGAILAANLATVLQNTEDCEHVDLENIDQWFDSRSNDSSCQVLTDSECVEDQARPAETKPSSKTRKTELNPEKHISHKAALEWTENLLDYLEQQDDMLLSDKLVLRRLRTIIRRKQKIQNNKSH